From Rutidosis leptorrhynchoides isolate AG116_Rl617_1_P2 chromosome 3, CSIRO_AGI_Rlap_v1, whole genome shotgun sequence, a single genomic window includes:
- the LOC139901160 gene encoding uncharacterized protein, translating to MPSPRNKKEVQSLTSKLAALTRFLSKSAERSLPFFGTLKNCLKKTDFKWTEEAEVVFQEMKKLLKELPTMTAPIAGETLILYLAASKEAISSVLIADKGHVQMPVYFVNKALTRSELNYPAIEKLVYALVHMARQNSGRIAKWAIELGEHEISFSPRSAVKGQVLADYLAKTAEDIEVSHESKEIPPPPEQLWEMHTDGACGPEGAGAGIVLKSPEGEEYTFTLRFSFPVINNEVEYEALLSGMRVAKYLEVKELSVYVDSQLVANQFNGIFEAHDESMQKYLKLVQELAADFDLFQITQVSRMLNKRADALSKLAALTFSHFKKEIWVEEVKVKSIEEDNVSAVVEEEERSWMTPIVEFLTKEISGSSHTLLIDSSEARKIKMKAPMYLLDKGVLYRKSFLGPHLRCLNLTQAESIIREVHEGMCALHSGHKTVASKIMWLGYYWPSMYKDAAEVIRKCQSCQLHAPVSKAPRHPMIPVVSPWSFCKWAIDQWGHSPQVQGVYNFW from the exons ATGCCGTCACCAAGAAATAAAAAAGAAGTGCAAAGCTTAACGAGTAAGTTGGCGGCCTTGACAAGGTTCCTATCCAAATCGGCAGAGCGGTCACTCCCCTTTTTCGGAACATTGAAGAATTGCTTGAAGAAAACGGACTTCAAGTGGACGGAGGAAGCAGAAGTGGTGTTTCAAGAAATGAAAAAGTTGCTGAAGGAGCTGCCAACAATGACTGCGCCAATTGCTGGAGAAACGTTGATACTGTACTTAGCGGcatcaaaggaagcaataagttcagtGTTGATAGCGGACAAAGGACATGTGCAAATGCCTGTGTATTTTGTTAACAAAGCTTTGACAAGGAGCGAATTAAATTATCCTGCAATCGAAAAACTGGTTTATGCACTCGTGCATATGGCTAGGC AAAATTCTGGTCGCATCgccaaatgggctattgaattgggAGAGCATGAAATAAGTTTCTCACCACGAAGTGCGGTAAAAGGAcaagtcctagcagattatctggctAAAACAGCCGAAGATATCGAAGTCTCGCATGAATCGAAAGAAATACCACCTCCGCCCGAACAGTTGTGGGAAATGCACACAGATGGGGCTTGTGGTCCAGAAGGCGCAGGGGCAGGAATAGTTCTAAAAAGTCCAGAAGGGGAAGAGTATACCTTCACACTGCGATTCAGCTTCCCTGTCATAAATAATGAAGTTGAATATGAAGCATTGTTATCTGGGATGCGGGTAGCAAAATATCTGGAGGTTAAAGAACTATCAGTATATGTTGATTCGCAGTTGGTTGCAAACCAATTTAACGGAATATTCGAAGCGCACGATGAGTCAATGCAAAAATACTTAAAGCTTGTGCAAGAGCTAGCAGCCGACTTCGATTTATTCCAGATAACTCAGGTTTCGAGGATGCTGAATAAAAGGGCGGATGCGCTAAGTAAGTTAGCCGCTTTAACATTCAgtcattttaagaaagaaatttgggtTGAGGAAGTTAAAGTAAAATCTATTGAAGAAGATAATGTTTCGGCTGTGGTTGAAGAAGAAGAGCGGAGTTGGATGACACCAATTGTAGAATTTCTAACCAAAG aaatttccgggtcatcacatacgtTGCTGATAGATTCAAGTGAAGCAAGAAAGATTAAGATGAAAGCACCAATGTATCTGTTAGACAAGGGAGTCCTATACAGAAAATCTTTTCTGGGGCCTCACTTGCGGTGTCTCAATCTAACTCAAGCGGAGTCAATTATACGGGAAGTACACGAGGGAATGTGCGCACTTCATTCGGGACACAAAACAGTTGCATCCAAAATAATGTGGCTTGGATATTACTGGCCGTCAATGTACAAAGATGCCGCAGAGGTAATACGCAAGTGTCAATCGTGTCAACTTCATGCACCAGTAAGCAAGGCTCCGCGACATCCTATGATACCGGTCGTGTCTCCATGGTCGTTCTGCAAGTGGGCAATCGACCAGTGGGGACATTCCCCGCAGGTCCAGGGTGTGTACAATTTCTGGTAG